In one window of Candidatus Scalindua sp. DNA:
- a CDS encoding DUF503 domain-containing protein gives MIIGTLNIDVIIVSSRSLKDKRRVIKSLKDRIRNKFNVSISETGSQDNLKYSTISVAMVGTDRQYVNSTLSSLINFFRFFPQVQLVNYELELM, from the coding sequence ATGATCATAGGAACTTTAAATATCGACGTTATTATCGTAAGTTCCCGGTCTTTAAAAGACAAACGCAGGGTTATCAAGTCATTAAAGGATCGGATAAGAAACAAATTTAACGTATCAATTTCAGAAACAGGTTCACAAGACAACCTGAAATATTCTACAATAAGTGTTGCCATGGTAGGGACGGACAGACAATACGTTAACAGCACATTGTCGTCACTTATAAATTTTTTTCGTTTTTTCCCTCAAGTTCAATTGGTAAATTATGAGCTTGAATTGATGTAA
- the rbfA gene encoding 30S ribosome-binding factor RbfA, translating to MTRRTDKVSEIVKHNVSTIILYKLYDPRLSLVTVTKVSVSPDLRNAKVYVAVHGDEEAQNRTLQVLYHAKGHIQSEMATHLKMRNTPSLSFFLDDSEKRSNKILSLIEKAVNEDK from the coding sequence ATGACAAGAAGAACAGATAAGGTTAGTGAAATAGTAAAACATAATGTGAGTACCATTATTTTATATAAACTGTATGATCCCAGGTTAAGTTTGGTAACCGTAACCAAAGTTTCAGTCTCACCAGACCTCAGGAATGCAAAAGTATATGTAGCCGTGCATGGTGATGAAGAGGCTCAAAACAGGACGTTGCAGGTACTCTATCATGCAAAAGGGCATATTCAATCTGAAATGGCCACGCACTTGAAAATGCGTAACACCCCATCGTTATCATTTTTTCTGGACGACTCTGAGAAACGGAGCAATAAGATTTTATCGTTAATCGAAAAAGCGGTTAACGAAGACAAATAA